DNA from Triticum aestivum cultivar Chinese Spring chromosome 7D, IWGSC CS RefSeq v2.1, whole genome shotgun sequence:
AGGTTTTCTCCAATTTCCGTGATTCTGTGGGTGAAGAGACTGGAGACACAGGAGCTGAAACTGAAGTCCCAGCGGCTGCCGCGTTGAAGGTCGCCAATGATTGATCACCAAACACAGATGATGATTCCATCCTCATCTTTTTCTCGGTAAGATACATCTCAGCCATATCTCCATCATCATCCATTAGCTGTTCTATTTCATCCCTGACCTATTGCAAGATGCAATGGCAATTATATAGCAGATCAATCCTTAGAAATAGATTATCTGAAGAACAAGAGAAGCAGGATTCCAATCATAATGCAAACTTACCTTCTGGACTCTTCTGGTCAGAGCAACTAGTCTACTTTTTAGCCGCCGAACACGTTCCAGATTTAGAGTACTAATTTTTGATGTTAGCTCATCCAGTAAGGGATATGCTTCAATTTCCAATTCTGCTGCCTGAGAAAGGCAGAAAATGCAGATTCAGACATGCTCCAGTTTGAACTAATATCAAGGAGATCATCATGCTTTGGTGCAATAAATATGATTTCCAATGAACTTGATGAGGTAAGAGGCTGCCGACCTTCAGAGATACAAATTATATTTTCATAGCTAAATAGTAAAGATTAATAGCACATTAGTTAGCATGAGCTATCTGTGAGTATCTCAAAGAGCATGAACTGTACAAATTGTAACCTTTGTCACTTTCTGCAACTCGAAAAGCTAGAGAATCAGTGCAGACATTGGTACATAAATCATGTTCAGGTGATGGTTCTTGTATGAAGCCTTTACaagatactccctctgtactgAAATACTTGTAGTTGGGGGAAACTAGTACAAGTTCCCCCAACTACAAGtattttggtacagaggtagtATTTCTGTCAATAAATTAAAGCTTTCAATGTGCTGGTAAGCAGTTTTTTAAATAAAATATGAACAAGCTACTCTTGCATCCATTCACTAATTATTGACTACTATTTTTCAAACCAAAAGCATAATTTCCATAATACATCCCAAACTACAGTGAATCCAAGTCTCTGCTTAGGATTGTTGTGCACTCACTGGCATTAAACTGTGGAATCATGTAGTTCTGATTTGTGAAGAATATTTACCAACTCTAGTAAAAGTTCACTGTTATATTCCCAACAGATAGTTGTCAGCTGATCTATATCTATATACTagaaaaatactactccctctgtctcaaaatataagacgttttttgacacacACCTTATATTTTTAGACAGAGGGAGTAGGTTGAAAGTGCTATTAAGAAAATTACTATGTCATGCAAAGCCTAAACTGATCTATATACTactacctctgtaccaaaatataagaaGTTTTTGCAGTTTAAATttaactgcaaaaacgtcttatattttgatacggagggagtagaaaaatacTAGGTTGAAAGTGATATTAAGAAAATCGCTATGTCAAGCAAAGCCTAAATCTGCTCCAGTCCTCTTGCAGCTAGGTAATGTCGGCTTACCCATATCAAGATTAAATAATAAACTGCTTATTTTTCTAACATAAGAACAGCATTGGCTGGTCTAGCAAAAGGGAAGTCAAATAGTAATGTTGGTGTTAAATATTTCTGCATAACCTCATTTCACAGTTCAAACAGTTATTTGTTTTCCCCATTACAGAAGGTGTCTCCAGTCCCATATAGTAGCAAGTAGCCTCATAACAAATCCCAAATCGAAGTATGCAATTATAACTATAACCAAACGGCAAACATCTGGCACAGGAATACCACATTAGAGAGGGTTCAGGTATAAGCATATGAGATAGATGATCCAATTTCTGAACAAATATTTCTGGTGAGCTTAGAATCAATCAAGCTGTTGGAGATTGATAATGTAGTGTCAAGATTTTAACAGAGAAAGCATCATTGTACTGGTAATGAAGGGGTAAAGGCATCAAAGAGAACACCTACAGAAGGAAAGAATATGCACTTAGGAATGTGGTGACTTCTTAAACAAGAAACCGTCACCTCTAAACACCCACAGATTGACCCACTGGCCCTTTTTCCATTCAGAGATCTATGTTGGTATAACTTTTCCTCTTAGACCTATATTTCTCAGTCCAACGGTTAAATCAGCTCAGACTTTCATCCCCTTCCTAAAGCATAATGCATCACAGAGTGTTAAAATTTCAAAAGCAAAAGACATGCCACGACCTGAATCTCTAATTGCAGATGTAGCAGACTGACGCCAACTATTCATTAACTCCTTCAGTACACCTCCAAAAGGGAGGCAGGAGATGCAACAATCAGTGATAATTTTGATCCAACTGACACCGATGAGCAAACCTATAATCCATCGTTTGGTAGGGGGGGAAGGGAGTTGAGGAGGGAAGGGGAAAGGGAATTAAGGAGGCCAATTCTCACGTACCTCTTCCCTGGTCCCCTGCTAATGCAAGTGGGATAGAACTTCCTCTCAAATCCCACCACACACACCAATCATGGGTTTGGGACTACTAATCAATTTCCTGAAGCATAATCCCCCAATAAACTCCCACCTGGAAACTCCCATTCCCTTTCCCCAAAGTGGCCAAACATTCTTTGTTTCTTGGGGATCAGAGGCACTGACCCAAATTTAGTGTGTGCCCACCATTACATCACTTATAGTATCTAAGTATTAGACATTCGGATGAACTTAGCCCACTCCAATTCTATCATCAAACTAAACCGCAGTATTGCAGAAAATTTGTACTACAATAATTATGGGATCATCATACCTCTATGACTAATAAGTAATCACAGCAGATGCATAGACAGTGATTTTATTAGAGGGGTGGAACCCAAGGCTGTGGAGCGCGTGGTGGCGTGGGTACCTGGGCGTCGAGGAAGGAGCAGGCGGCCTCGAGGGCGAGCTCGAGGGCGCGGAACTCGAAGGGGAGCTCGTCGCCCTCGGCGcgctggaggaggcggcgctgcagctCGGCGGCGTACTGGAAGACGTAGCTGTCGAGGGAGTtgaggaggagcacctcgtcggCGGTGATGACGCAGCGGATCTGCTCGAGGTTGACGACGATGGCGCGCTCGCGGCCGAGGACGGTGGAGGGGTAGACGAAGAGCGGGTCGAGGAGGCGGAGGTCGCGGGCGGGGAGCTCGCAGCGGCGCATCATGGTGGCCTTGTCGACCTCCAGCGTCTGCACGGAGGCCGTGGCGGCCTCGACGCGGATCCAGCTGCGCGTGCCGCCGCCGCGCTTCTTGAGGTTGGGCACGTCAAGGCCGCCCGGGAAGCGGCGGCCCCCGGcgaaggaggcggaggcggcgcccCCGGccccgggggtgggggtggcggtcCCGGAGTGGGGCACGGAGGGGAGCGCGGGGGAGGAGGCCGACGCGGCGTGCGACGGGTACGCGTAGGGCTGCTGGTGGTGGAGGAGCGGCTGCTTGAcggcgtccgccatggccggcgccgCGCGGGCCGCCGCCGGGAGGCGTGATTGGTTTTTGGCCGCGGCGGTGGGGTGGGACGGGATGGGCTCCTCCTCCCGGCTGTGGGGTCTTTTCGCGGATGGGCCCCTGGGGAATCCGGGATTTGGAGGTCGGTTCGTGTGTTGCGTTGCGTTGCGCTTGCGCCACGCGCTGGCAGTTGGGTTGTGTGGAGTTTAATGCGCTCgcgtgctgctggatcttcttcGGCAGAGAATCTCTTTTTTTTTTCAGAGATTTGTTTTTGTTTGGGAGAGAATTGAGAGGATCCCAACCACACATTAGAAATTTTCTTTTTTCAAATATCCTATAACTTTATTCAAACTCGATAAAAAATTCAGATGCAATGCTTTGGAATCGTAACCAATAAAGTAATATGATAGCGGTGTGCCTTCGGGCTCGTTCCGGTGCTTATAGTCGTCGCTGGATGGTCTACGGACATGgatataattttatttatttttatatttgTATCCTATCATGGCAATGATGAATAGATAAAAAATTATAATTAAAtcattttcttatttttcttcagGAACCCAACTCGTTATCAACCTCTCGTGTACAATTAATGGGGAGCTACACCTTTCCAGAGCTGCgcttttcttgtttatcatttcGCATTTTTATACTCCCTTTTCTATAAAGGCTATGTGAGTAGTAGAATAGTTTTTTCTCCTAAAATTTGGTATAAATATATAAATCAAATATATTTCTTGATCGAAAATAAGAGCAtgtgatttttttaaagaaaattgtGTTCTTCGTGTCGACTTCCTAAAAGAATCTAGTTACTCCCTCTTGTAgtaaatcagcgacaattaatatggatcggaaggAGTACAATCCTTGCAAAAAGAAATCTAGTCACATTTTTCTAGAAATAACAGTAAAAGAAAAGAGGTACGCAGCACATTGTAAAATATGTGTATGTCAAAAATCATGTCTATTGCCAAGCAAAAAAAGGTGCCTATTGTTTTTTTTTTATGTTGAATGATGTGTGTTGTCTTATCCTTGGGCGGCGGCATTCATGcattttttttatttcattttttccggGAGCGATGAATATTTGTTTAACCATGACATCAACGGTTAGCAACCGGTTGTCATGATACTTTTTCCCTTACAAGACACCACAAAATCCTTCTTGTTCTCCTAAAAAGTCAGTATGGAAGCAAAAGAAAATTTGAATGgggccacccaaattgccatgattTGACAATAATGGGGCAAAGTGTCACGGTTTGCTGAGAAAGTTGACGCGTAACAGTCTGCACATGTATCTAGCTACCATTCACGGCTCGCTGTCAACTTTCTGAAGACTGTTGAGAGCTGTTCATGTCGGTTGCTTTAGCGGGAAAACATGTGTCGAAGAACGTGACAGGTTAGGCAGGAGAGCAGACGGCCGTGGTCAAAATGATTAGACAAAAAAATTGATTTACATCTTCAAATAAGAACTAAAGTTGTAGTTCCTctataaaaaaattataaaaacgtttagatcactaaaatatgGAAGTAGATCAAGATCGATGAACTGTACTATGATAGTCAGGAGACGCGAGGAATCCTCGAATGAAACAAGCTAGCAGGCACCGTCAGAAGAAAGCGAGTCACAATCTGTTTAATCCGGCGCCAATAGAAAACGGAGAAGGATCCCTTTATTTAGTGTCCTCTGACCCTGTGTCGCCACCGACCACTTCAGTGTGAAAGCCTCTGAAACAAAAGCACAGATGAATAAGTCAGTGTGAAAGCGAAAGTCATCTtttgatcccgagctcatatgctcccgcatgaacagtaaaatcgaaaaaaaatcgaaaaaaattcaaaaaatttcaattttttttgagagaaacattaacaaaagttctaagtgcctgc
Protein-coding regions in this window:
- the LOC123171395 gene encoding magnesium transporter MRS2-B → TASAWRKRNATQHTNRPPNPGFPRGPSAKRPHSREEEPIPSHPTAAAKNQSRLPAAARAAPAMADAVKQPLLHHQQPYAYPSHAASASSPALPSVPHSGTATPTPGAGGAASASFAGGRRFPGGLDVPNLKKRGGGTRSWIRVEAATASVQTLEVDKATMMRRCELPARDLRLLDPLFVYPSTVLGRERAIVVNLEQIRCVITADEVLLLNSLDSYVFQYAAELQRRLLQRAEGDELPFEFRALELALEAACSFLDAQAAELEIEAYPLLDELTSKISTLNLERVRRLKSRLVALTRRVQKVRDEIEQLMDDDGDMAEMYLTEKKMRMESSSVFGDQSLATFNAAAAGTSVSAPVSPVSSPTESRKLEKTYSLCRSRHDSVKSSDNSVTEHIEELEMLLEAYFVVIDSTLNKLTSLKEYIDDTEDFINIQLDNVRNQLIQFELLLTTATFVVAIFGVVAGVFGMNFETDVFSIQNAFQWVLIITGVVGAFIFCFFVWFFKYKRLMPL